In Mycobacterium sp. JS623, one genomic interval encodes:
- a CDS encoding MlaE family ABC transporter permease, translated as MASTYAATKPVRALGGFFAMSLDTLVQLFKPPFAWHEYVLQSWFVARVSVLPALMLTMPYSVLLVFTFNILLTEFGAADFSGTGAAIGTVNQIGPIVTVLVVSGAGATAMCADLGARTIRDELDALRVMGINPIQALVVPRVLAATTVSLALSATVILVGLSGAFFFCVFIQHVSAGAFVAGLTLLTGTADVVVSMVKAMLFGLGAGLIACYKGISVGGGPAGVGNAVNETVVFTFMVLFAINVIVTAVGIQFTVS; from the coding sequence ATGGCGTCGACGTATGCCGCAACCAAGCCGGTCCGTGCGCTCGGCGGCTTTTTTGCGATGTCGCTGGATACGTTGGTCCAGCTGTTCAAGCCGCCTTTCGCCTGGCATGAGTACGTCCTTCAGTCATGGTTCGTGGCGCGTGTGTCGGTGCTGCCGGCGTTGATGTTGACCATGCCGTACTCGGTGTTGCTGGTGTTCACCTTCAACATCCTGTTGACCGAGTTCGGCGCTGCGGATTTCTCCGGGACCGGCGCCGCCATCGGAACCGTGAATCAGATCGGCCCAATCGTGACCGTGCTGGTCGTCTCGGGCGCAGGCGCTACGGCAATGTGCGCCGATCTGGGGGCACGGACCATTCGGGACGAACTCGATGCGCTGCGGGTGATGGGGATCAATCCCATCCAGGCGCTGGTCGTTCCGCGCGTGCTGGCTGCTACCACCGTTTCGTTGGCGCTGTCGGCGACGGTGATCCTGGTCGGTCTCAGCGGCGCGTTCTTCTTCTGCGTGTTCATCCAGCATGTTTCGGCGGGTGCATTCGTGGCTGGTCTGACGCTGCTCACCGGCACCGCCGACGTCGTCGTCTCGATGGTCAAGGCGATGCTGTTCGGGCTCGGGGCAGGGCTGATCGCCTGCTACAAGGGCATCTCGGTCGGCGGCGGCCCGGCCGGTGTCGGCAACGCGGTCAACGAGACCGTGGTGTTCACGTTCATGGTGTTGTTCGCGATCAACGTGATCGTGACCGCCGTCGGCATCCAGTTCACGGTGTCCTGA
- a CDS encoding alpha/beta fold hydrolase, translating to MNSIAPGRFSYKSADGRQLAAYRWDAQEGHAPSGVVVLFHGMGEHIRRYDHVAEALASAGYVVYGHDHRGHGASLAADDEPGHLGTDGWAALVDDLGLAIATAKSDQPGASVAVVAHSMGSFATQQFLLDHGRDVDAVALIGTAALDLLEPALDFTRDLDLSAFNAAFAPARTDFDWLSRDGAMVDAYLADPLCGFGIDAASAIAMFTGARRLADPAELASMPHELPLYIAVGSKDPVNADLVLLWPLVDRYRAAGLSNVSVRVYDDGRHEILNEINRAQVIGDLVQWLQQVTTLRDARITRGTS from the coding sequence GTGAACTCCATCGCCCCGGGCAGATTCAGCTACAAGTCGGCCGACGGCCGGCAGCTTGCCGCCTATCGCTGGGACGCTCAAGAAGGGCATGCGCCCTCGGGTGTCGTGGTGCTGTTCCACGGCATGGGTGAGCACATCCGCCGGTACGACCACGTCGCCGAGGCGCTCGCCTCTGCGGGTTATGTGGTGTACGGGCACGATCACCGAGGCCACGGTGCCTCGCTGGCCGCCGACGACGAACCCGGGCACCTCGGGACCGATGGATGGGCCGCCTTGGTCGATGATCTGGGTCTAGCGATCGCCACAGCGAAATCTGACCAACCCGGCGCGTCGGTTGCGGTAGTCGCGCACAGCATGGGTTCCTTTGCAACTCAACAGTTTTTGCTCGATCACGGCCGGGACGTCGACGCGGTCGCGCTTATTGGGACCGCCGCCCTCGACCTCCTTGAGCCGGCCTTGGATTTCACGCGCGATCTGGACCTTTCCGCATTCAACGCCGCGTTTGCGCCTGCGCGCACGGATTTTGACTGGCTCTCGCGGGACGGCGCGATGGTCGACGCCTATCTCGCCGATCCGCTCTGCGGCTTCGGCATCGACGCCGCGTCCGCCATCGCCATGTTCACTGGTGCCCGCCGGCTTGCCGATCCTGCCGAGTTGGCGAGCATGCCGCACGAGCTGCCGCTGTACATTGCGGTCGGCTCAAAGGATCCCGTTAACGCCGATCTCGTGCTGCTGTGGCCGTTGGTTGACCGGTACCGTGCCGCAGGTCTTTCCAATGTCAGCGTTCGGGTATACGACGACGGGCGACACGAGATCCTCAACGAGATCAACCGCGCACAGGTGATTGGGGACCTTGTGCAGTGGTTGCAGCAAGTAACGACGCTCCGTGATGCACGAATCACAAGGGGCACATCATGA
- a CDS encoding 1,4-dihydroxy-2-naphthoyl-CoA synthase → MSDNPFDPAVWEPVAGFDDLTDITYHRHVADGALQPTARVAFNRPHVRNAFRPHGVDELYRVLDHARMWPEVGVILLTGNGPSPKDGVWAFCSGGDQRIRGRSGYQYAAGETADTVDVARAGRLHILEVQRLIRFMPKVVICLVSGWAAGGGHSLHATCDLTLASRQHARFKQTDADVGSFDGGFGSAYLAKQVGQKFAREIFFLGRPYTADQMHAMGAVNEVVEHADLETVGLEWAAAINGKSPQAIRMLKYTFNLADDGLVGQQLFAGEATRLAYMTDEAIEGRDAFLQKRDPDYGKFPRYF, encoded by the coding sequence GTGAGCGACAACCCTTTTGACCCGGCTGTGTGGGAGCCGGTGGCAGGCTTTGACGACCTGACCGACATCACTTATCACCGCCACGTCGCCGACGGTGCGTTGCAGCCGACAGCACGCGTTGCGTTCAACCGGCCGCATGTGCGCAATGCATTTCGGCCGCACGGCGTCGACGAACTGTACCGGGTGCTTGACCACGCGCGGATGTGGCCCGAGGTGGGGGTGATCCTGTTGACCGGAAACGGGCCAAGCCCCAAGGACGGTGTGTGGGCGTTTTGTTCGGGGGGAGATCAGCGCATCCGCGGCCGTAGTGGTTATCAATACGCTGCCGGCGAGACCGCCGACACGGTTGACGTCGCCCGTGCGGGTCGGTTGCACATTCTGGAGGTGCAGCGGCTGATCCGGTTTATGCCCAAAGTGGTGATCTGTTTGGTCAGCGGCTGGGCCGCCGGCGGTGGGCACAGTTTGCACGCGACGTGTGACTTGACGCTAGCCAGTCGTCAGCATGCGCGGTTCAAGCAGACCGATGCCGACGTCGGCAGCTTCGACGGTGGTTTTGGCAGTGCGTATTTGGCGAAGCAGGTCGGGCAGAAGTTCGCCCGCGAGATCTTCTTTCTCGGCAGGCCCTATACCGCCGATCAGATGCATGCGATGGGCGCGGTCAACGAGGTGGTCGAGCATGCGGATCTCGAGACCGTCGGGCTTGAGTGGGCGGCGGCGATCAACGGTAAGTCGCCGCAGGCGATCCGGATGCTCAAGTACACGTTCAACCTGGCTGACGACGGCCTGGTCGGCCAGCAGCTCTTCGCAGGCGAGGCAACGCGATTGGCCTACATGACCGACGAGGCGATCGAAGGTCGCGACGCATTCCTGCAGAAACGCGACCCGGACTACGGGAAGTTCCCGCGCTACTTCTGA